TGATCCTGCAGCTATTGCAGCCACGATGAAGGCAAGAGCCAATGTCACGGACAAGCGTGCACGGCCCTGGTGGAGCTCGCTCCCACTTTCCCACTGCCTCAGTTCCAGTCTGCATAAAGGACGACTCTACCTCACCGGTCTCACTGCACACCACAACCCGCGCACGAATCTTGCACTATTGAACATACCCCAAGCGTCTGTGCAGTCCAATCAAACACGTCCGCGGAATCCTCATCTTGCGCGACAGACACACACTTGGCCATCACGCCCAAAGACCGCTCCCCAATACAAACAACGACCTTATCTCGCCGACGCTGTTCTTTCATAGAGACAGTAACCACCAAACGATTACACTCCCGCTGTAGCTGCCGCAAGTGACGAGGCATTCTTACCTACTACCTGTCGAGCCCCACCTGCCTCGACCACTCGACCACCTACCCCACAAGCCTTCGAAGACGACTCCCCCATCACTGTAGTGTCCAACACTGTCGCCATTGTTGCCCGCCGCCGATCGCGCGTATTACCAGTCGCCTCACCTTACCGTTGATCGACAACACCACCTTAGGTGGAACATCACACAATGACCTCACAAATCACCGACCAGCTAGCAGCAACCAAGCTGAACGATGCCCCATCGGAAGCCAACTGGAAGGAGGGACTGACAGCCCCTGCGAAAGACGCACGGCCACAGACTGAAGTAAGCATTGGCAATGACACTTCGTCCGGCGCTGTCCCATGCGCGTTGAGGGATGGCGGCGGAATAACAACTAGAGCCTTTTCGCTTTTTCGTGAGCACTTGAAGACTAACGCGTCCGATTAGGATGTAACCGCAACCAAGGGCCTTGAGTTTGAAGACTTTTTTATCAAGCGCGAGCTTATGATGGGCATCTTCGAGGCAGGCTTCGAGAAGCCATCGCCTATCCAGGAAGAGACAATTCCTGTTGCCCTGACCGGACGAGATATCCTCGCGCGAGCGAAGAACGGTACCGGAAAAACTGCAGCCTTCGTTATCCCCACTCTCGAGCGCGTAAACCCAAAGAACCCAAAGACACAGGCGCTCATTCTTGTGCCTACTCGAGAACTGGCTCTTCAGACTTCTCAAGTCTGCAAGACTCTAGGAAAGCACTTGGGTATCAACGTCATGGTTTCCACGGGAGGAACAGGACTCAAGGACGATATCATCCGACTGAGCGAACCAGTCCACATCATTGTTGGAACGCCCGGAAGAATCCTGGATCTTGCGGGCAAGGGCGTTGCCGACCTTACGGCTTGCCAGATATTCGTCATGGATGAAGCTGATAAGCTGTTGTCTCCTGAATTCACGCCCGTCATCGAACAGCTTCTTGGCTTTCATCCCAAGGATAGACAGGTGATGCTGTTCAGTGCTACCTTCCCTATTGTCGTCAAAGACTTCAAGGACAAGCACATGAACTCGCCATACGAGATCAACCTGATGGATGAACTGACACTGCGCGGTATCACGCAATATTACGCGTTTGTTGAAGAGAAGCAGAAGGTGCACTGCTTGAACACTCTTTTCAACAAGCTGCAAATCAACCAATCGATCATCTTCTGCAACTCTACCAACCGTGTCGAGCTACTCGCCAAGAAGATTACCGAGCTTGGTTATTCCTGCTTCTACTCGCACGCCCGGATGCTTCAGCATAACCGCAACCGCGTGTTCCACGATTTCCGTAACGGCGTATGCCGAAACCTTGTCTGCTCAGACTTGTTGACTCGTGGTATCGATATTCAAGCCGTGAATGTTGTCATTAACTTCGATTTCCCGAAGAATGCTGAAACATACCTGCATCGCATTGGTCGATCTGGTCGATTTGGACATTTGGGTTTGGCCATCAACCTGATCAACTGGGAGGACAGATTCAATCTGTACAGGATAGAGCAAGAGCTCGGTACTGAGATTCAGCCCATTCCCCAGGTAATCGAGAAGAACCTCTACGTGTACGAGTCGCCCGACACAATCCCCCGCCCTATATCCAATTCGCAGCCGCGTCCTCAGGATCAAGTTCAGCGCCAACCCCAGGAAGGAGATGGCAGCATGGCGCGAGCCCAAGGCCGACAAGGCTACCGCGGCGGCCGTGGCGGTGGTGGACAGTATCAAGGACAGCGCCGTGGCCCTTCGCAGGGACAGAACATGCCGCCTCAACAGACTCAGCAGAACCAGCAGCGTCAAAATGGTCACAACCCGCAACGCAACCCTAGGCAACCGCCTGCTGGGCCAGCTTAGAAAGCTGGTGAGCACGTGCGGTAGGTTGATTGCGCAGTCATCGTTGGCTTCGATATTTGATTTCTCAATACTGTCACGATCTTCCTTTGCACAGGGTCAGGAGGTTGTATTTGATTTTTCATGCACATACCTCGGAGTTGTTTCTTTTTGTTATAGCCATGCGATCACTCTCCGACGACTCGATGCGGGATACCTGATTTTCCTTTCTCGGGCATGACGGATCGATTACTCGGCGCTTTGGAGTTCACGATTTGACCGTCTGTATAACATACTATGGTCTGTCCGGATCTTGCACTTTCCCGTCAATCGGCTGGTGTTGCGGGCTTGCGCCTTTGGCGATTTACCTATCACATCTTCTACTCTTTCGGCCTTCTTTTATTCTGCAGCACCGGCGGCTTGTGGAGCCCTTTACAAAAGTTCGAACGTGTTCGATAGAGGCGGACCTACATTTTTGCGCCGCCGTCCTTTGTTCGACCATCCCCCAACATCCACTGGATAATTGTAGTTCACCTGGATCATGATCAGTCAGTTGACTGCGATCTGGACCTGGCCCTTGCGAACCGATATACCGCTATTTGGTTGAAGGCTAGTACCCCGGCCACGCGTACCTACTCACTCTGTACATCCGTCAAACTGGCATCACGCTAGTTAGCATTGCAATTTCTGTGGTTCCACTCCCTCATCATGGATACCACATCTGCCATCGCGGCTCACCTTTAACGTTGATCACCACCTCTGTCATTGCACCCTGACATTGATGGCCGGATCAGTCTGTGCTCTACGTTCTTGCGTCTCTCTTTATTCGACAAGTGCACGCCGCCACATCGAATACGAAGATTGCTGCTCGTAGACGGCTCAGTAGAATGAAAACAATTCCGACATACCAGGCTATGCAGGAATGCGAAAAATGTAAGGAACCTGTTACGAGCAGTGGACAGTTAGCGCGCAGCATGCTCCGTACAATGCAAATATTTATTCCTTGCTACAACATGATGAACCGTCTGTGATGACAATTGCCTTTCTATCATCAAAGGTCTTGAGGCTCACGCTATCGCTGAACGGTGTTGATCAAACGAAGCTGCATTGAAGATACGTTCCGCAGATCGAGGAATATGTCTGTCTTGCAACGCTCGCGTATCAGTCCTCGTAGGTCGAGGATCGTCACATAACGGAGCAGGGAAGCACAGATATTGGATGAAACCAAGGAAAACAAAGATTCGATTGTTGTGCATTTTCCATGCGGTACAGCCCTGACGGCACACTTCCTCCTTCTGTCGTTCTTCTGCTCTCGTATGTACACTTGTACCCCACCATCTCCAACCCGAATTTCTCTATTTTGTCTCGTTCTCGGGTGTAATGGCAAAGGTAGGTCGCACGAACCTGCAATCGGGTCAGCTGGGCCTTGTTGGTCGTGCAATGGTGTGAGTATGAACCTGTCGCTGTTGTAGACCCTCGTCTCGGTACCGAGCAGCTCTTTCTCCCTAGCCTTGTCGGCGAGGTACCTTCGCACCTGATCGCGGTCTTCCTCGGCTTGCAGCGCAGGAGTCAGATGTATCCGCGCCCACATCTTCTCTCGTGCGAGTTCGCTGT
The Ascochyta rabiei chromosome 17, complete sequence DNA segment above includes these coding regions:
- a CDS encoding RNA helicase; the protein is MTSQITDQLAATKLNDAPSEANWKEGLTAPAKDARPQTEDVTATKGLEFEDFFIKRELMMGIFEAGFEKPSPIQEETIPVALTGRDILARAKNGTGKTAAFVIPTLERVNPKNPKTQALILVPTRELALQTSQVCKTLGKHLGINVMVSTGGTGLKDDIIRLSEPVHIIVGTPGRILDLAGKGVADLTACQIFVMDEADKLLSPEFTPVIEQLLGFHPKDRQVMLFSATFPIVVKDFKDKHMNSPYEINLMDELTLRGITQYYAFVEEKQKVHCLNTLFNKLQINQSIIFCNSTNRVELLAKKITELGYSCFYSHARMLQHNRNRVFHDFRNGVCRNLVCSDLLTRGIDIQAVNVVINFDFPKNAETYLHRIGRSGRFGHLGLAINLINWEDRFNLYRIEQELGTEIQPIPQVIEKNLYVYESPDTIPRPISNSQPRPQDQVQRQPQEGDGSMARAQGRQGYRGGRGGGGQYQGQRRGPSQGQNMPPQQTQQNQQRQNGHNPQRNPRQPPAGPA